In Nostoc piscinale CENA21, the genomic stretch CGGGGATCTTAGCGCCAGAATTGAAACTCAAAATCTTTTTATTGCTCCACCTTGGGATGCGCTTTTTGAGGGAAGCGGGATAAGTGTATTTACGGCTTATTGTCAGTTTGTCACCACAGAAAGCGGTAACTTGTTTTGCGAACCTTACAGGGAAACAAATGAAAATGATTTTAATATTCAAACTAAAAATTTTTATATTAATAAAACAAGCTCTGCCTATAATAACGGATTGTATACTATCAATAATTTCCAAGATTTCAATCCAACTAGCACCTTAGTAACTGGAACTTTTGTAGAAGATACAACTAATAATACTTTTCTCCCTTCAGGGGCTTCTTCTTTTTCTTATGTGTCTGATTATGATCAAGTGACGAACGACCAGGTATATACAATCACTGGTAATTTTTTGATAACTAGGGGTGTAAGCTTTATTCGAGAAGAAATGGGTTTCAGTTATCGCAATAACGACGGCGATATCACATATACAAGAGGTTCAACCTATTACTTAAACAACCGTGTTACCAATTCCGATAAATTTATTTGTTTGACTCAAGGCTTTTCTTTGGATGAATCAACTACAGCGATCGCTACACCACCAACTACTATACTCATAGATCCTGACTCTTTCTTGTTAGTGCATGGAATTACCCTGACCCAATTTTTTGATAGCTTGGTGGGCGAGGATGTAATTCTAGGCAAAATTAAAGATGCTATGTCCAGTTATTTAGCAAAGGGTAGTATCACTAGTTACACCTTTAGTTCTGGCGATTTATCTTTAGCGATCGCTGTTGATTCTGTTATTGTCGCTCCATTCGTCTCATTCGCAACAACCGAAGGCAAAGTTCTACTTGATAGCGGGTCGGTGTTTGAATATCTACTTTGCGGTGCGTCCAGCTTTCAAGCTATATTGCCATCTTCCCTTAATAGCTTTGCCGGGGTTAATTTATTCCCCGAATTAATTGATTCGAGTCAATATGTGCGTGATCGCCTTGTGACTGACAACCTAGTAAAAAATAAAATCTTCATCTCCCAAATCAATGAGGCGATGAAGACTGCCAATATTGCTGGTTATGCAGAGGAATGGAAAATCGATAGTGATGGTAATTTTATCAGACAGGATGCTTTGAGGGAAGGATTGATTTACTCCCTTGGGAATGCGGGGGCGACAATTCACTCAATTAGTTACTGGGCGAGTAAATAAATCAGCTTCGGCTAACCTGCGCCTTTTTAATCCTGCCTCAACATTGGAACCTGGGTTGCGGTATTTGACAAATACTTCCCTAGCTGCACCCCAATTCTTAGTATTTAGCATTGTGGTCATGCTGTTGAAATTGGGCGCACCGTGGAAACTAGCCCCTAAATTATAGCCAAAGCTGAGTAATGCGCCTTGCTGGTTTTCGTTTAATTCATGCCAGCAGGGGATTTTTTCTAGTTTTGGCAGGTAATCATTCTCTAATTGATGAATGAGTAGATCGTTGGCTTGTTCTTGTGTAATTTTATCGCCCAACTTCCATTCACTACCATCTAATTTTTTTGGTGCAACCCCATCCAATTGTGATTGGTTTTCCTCCAGATAGCGGATCGGGATAAGCTTCCAAAGAACAGCCTTCAAACAGCTTGATTAATTTAATTCCGGGTAGAGGTAATTTGGTCATATCAGGGAACTGAACACTTGCGATTATTATTCCCCGAATATGTAATTGGAAGCTTAACGCCTTTGGATTTCAAAAATCCGTGTATTGAACTAATATTTTGGTGAACAGATTCTTTGGTGATTTTTAATTTAATGGCTATCTCTGCCATTGACAAACCCTCTTTTCTCAACTGATACACCTTAAGACGTTCTTCTTTGCTTCTACACAAAACTGTCGCAGGCGTACTGATTTTATTGGTTTGCAGTATTTGTAATAGACCACCCGTCTTTCTAGCAACCCCAAGCTTGCTGTATATATTGCAGGCGTGGTAATTAACTGTTCTCTGACTTATTCCCAAGCGAGAGGCGATCGCCTTATAACTCATACCTCTAGCAAGTAATTCACAAATCAACCTTTCTTTGGGTGTGAAACAACGTAAAGCCAACATCATCTATACTGCTTGATACTTGTTCCCTGTATTTGAGATGTGCGCTTATCAGGCGCGATCGCGTATGTTTCACCGCGTAAACTTATCTCTAGTCCAATGTCGGTTTTTTTGATTTTGGCGAATAGTGATCGCCACGGTTCTGCCGCTTTTGCTGTTGTGTACATACAGTCATCAGTTATCAGTAAACAGTTATCAGAGGGGTGATCGCTCCTATTGTAATTTTTCTTCAATAAAAGCATAAAGTTCTTTTCTAATCTGGACTTTTACCCGCGACTGCTCAATATGATCTGAACTTGTTGATTCTTGAGGGGTAACATCAATAACGCCTTTAAGCATTTTTAATGCAGTTATTAAAGCTTCCGCGTCATCACTCCTGATGTCATCTGCCAAAGTTACAACAAGTATCTAGTAGTCACGCGATCGCTCCTCGCTTAATAATCATTCTTGCCATAATAAATCCTTGCTCTTGGATTTCTTGGCGTTCCGTCAGGAGATAAATACAGTCTTCCCCAAGTAAATTTGTGTTTATATAGGTTGAAGCAAGGAGGACGAAACAACCAAATACCTTTTTTGGTATGCAGTTGAAAAGCAAACATCATTGCATTGCATCCAAAAATAGTCAAATCTCCTATTGTTATATGTCCGCCAAACAGTTTAGAAAATATAAAATCTGCCATACGAAAACTAGGCGTAAATTTCCATAGCACCCACCAAGTCTTAATAAGTTGCGATGAACTCCAGATTTCACCTCTTAATTGAGAGTTCATCCTAAAATTCTTGTTTATTTCACACAGATCATCCCAGTCGATGTTTCCAGATTCAAAGTTTATGAAGTCTAAAACGTCGAATAGCGAATAATTCATTACGCGATCGCCTCCAGCCAAACTTTTCAAATACATGTTAACTGTCGCATTCTTCGTAAGTTTCCACAAAAATGTCATTTTTGCAAGGATAGAACTCGTTTTTCACCCCTTTAATAATCCAGTCTGTAGGGTTGGCTGCCATCGTGCCTTCAAGAGTTTGAATCAACATTATTGGGTGAGAATATTTAATTTCATCCGCCATTGCTGTAGTATCACCACAGGCTTTCATCCACTCAACAATCTTTAAGTAACTATCCATTCCATTGAATTGCATAGCCTCAACAACTACGGGCTTTTTTCTAAACTTAGTCACGCGATCGCTCCTTTAACAGCATCCCACAGTGATTCTGCTGTTTGTTTCCATCCAACCATTCTAGGATCGTCTGCTGGCATCTCGTGTTCTTCTTTGAGAGAATATCCCTCGTGAAATGCCAGTATTGTTACAAAATCGTTGAGGATTTCTTTTATTTGAGTCTCGGTCAATTCGTCGGGGTGAATCATGGCGCGATCGCCTCTAATGTACGTAATTTGTATTTTGTCTCAGTTTTATCTATCTACGTCAATCGTCATCATCATTAAATCTCAACTCAACAGTCTGACCACCAGAGACAACAGCAGATAAATCATAAAGATTCCCTGTTTCATGGTCTTGTATATACACTATCGCGTCAGGTTTAAGCTTTTGCAGTTCTTCAATTAAATCTGCAACTGTTACAGGAAACTTACCTTCATAATTCATGTTACGTAACTCTTATTTTGTCTCAAAAATTTCTTCTACTTCTAATTGTCGCCCAATCCAAAACACTCCCCAACGTCTCAGAAACAACATTAAACACACTCAGATTAGCTGTCGGGGCTTTTGGTTCTTTGGGTAAAGCTATTTTACTATAGGTAATTGGCGGATTTACCCACGAGCCAAGCGTGAGTGATGTGGCGTAGGTGATGCGTGGCACTCCGTCAACGACACCCAGAATATTTAGTTGAGTCTGCACGCTCAAAACTACCCTTTGCCGATACTCGCCATTGCACCAATAATTGAATCTGTCCCCGCTGCGAATTTGCAAGTTCCCACCAATTTGCAACGACTCAGTAAATCCATTGCGCCAATTCTCGATAGCTAACTTACACCTTAGATACACCAAGGCTTCATCCCAGGTTTTAGCTAGTGGCACAGATTCACTACCATTCACAGGGTCGTTTACTGTATACCCTGCACTCTGCACTAAATACCTGTATTGCTGCTGGTCGTTGGTATCGGTTTGCTTGGTATCCTGTGCTGGTTCTTCCTTGGCATAAAGCGGGTTGCGTTTGGTTGCAAGTGTTAATTCTCCAGTGATTTCTTCAGTCCAGACCTTTTCAACCGCTGATGCAATTTGCTGGTCTTGGGCTTTGAACTCAATGTGATGCTCAAGGATTTTTTGGGGTGTCAGTAAATCGCCGCGTTCAACAATGGGGTAGCCGTTCTCAAAACCAGTCGTTTTCTCTTTGTATTCTGGTGGGATGACTTGGCGGGATATCTGATAGCGCGATTCTTCCCCCACGATAAAATCGGGTTGCCCATCTTCAATATTTTTTCGAGAAGCAAACGCCACCATTTCAGTGCGTTCCGATTCCACGTAGTAGGGAGGTGCGTAGTCTGGGTTCAATAATGGGGTGAGTGAACTTGTGCCGTCACGATTGCACACCTTGATTAACTCAAATAATCCTTCGCTGGCTACATATTCAGGAAATAATTTGAGATAGTAGCTGGTGCGCCCAGTCACGGGGATGCGGAAGAAGTCATACAGCGAGTATTCGTCGTCAGAGGGGTCAAGCTCTAGTGTTTCCGGCGTTTGGGGGTTTTCTTGCTTGTAGCGTACAGTGTTATACCCGGAGGTGATTACGTAAAGTAGATAACCCGTGTTGTAGTCGTAGTAATAATCAGTTGTGGTTCGTCTCAGACACTGCCAAATACTAGGATCACCTGATAAATTACCTGTGGCATCGTTGTAGATCGAGTCGGCAGTGTAGGCAAATCCCCAAGTTTCATCAATTACTTGAATTTTCGTGCCATTCTCTTCAGTGACATAGCTGCGAGATTTGGTTTGTCCGCCAATGTCAAAACAAAGGGACATGGTTTTGATTTCACTTACACCTTCTAGGGGTGCATCTGCTGTTTTATCCCCTTCTGTCCTGGTGTCCCGCTTAAGTTCTTTGCGTACATACCTTGGGGTTTGCCCTTGGGTGCGTTCTTGTTCTTTGGCGTTGGTCTCTGTGAAGTCAACGCTCACTTCAATGTTGGGATACTCGAAGCCTAGCGCGATCGCTCCTTCCGCTTTCAATATCGGCGTAGGTACAGAGGTAATAGTAGAAGGGAAATTCACTAAATCTATTGTGGGGTTGTAGTCAGCGTTGCCCGAAGGGGTTGTCGAAGACATCGCGCCCAACCTTGTTTTGGAAGTCTTAGCGATCGCCTCATAACTCGTCTCAACTTCCCCTAAAATATCGCTTTCTTGATAAGTCCACACCCTAGTACTGTTGATGGGAACCGCTTGAATACCTTGGGCATTGGAGTAGCGGACAAAACAATTAGCAAGGCGCAGGCGATCGCCGAGTAGCTGCGCTGGGTTAACTGTTGCGTCTCTTGGGGTATCTTGGGGGATTTGCACTGGCGCTAAATTTGGGCCAATGTAGTTGATGCCGAGCTTGCTTAAAAGTCTGGCTATCGTTGTGTTACGATTTGGATCGTTTGTAGCACTGTAATTCACCGCACACTCTGGATCTTGAAACGGTTGATCTGTGGGTGTGCTGTTTTTTCCATCACTACGGAGAAAGCATGTCTGATCAAGATAATTCTCCCATCTTCCACCTAATGAAGCTGACACCTTGATTCTGCTATCTGGATAGATGGCGCGGGGTAATTCGGTTAAAGATAAGCTATTAATTCTTAATGGAATGCCGTATAAGTCAATCTCAGTTCCTGGCTTGAAGATATTTTGCAGAGATGATTTGCTAATTCCTGTCACCTCAAACTCGAATTGCGCTGTGGGGTGCTGCTCAAAAGATTCGCTCAGAGCGATCGCTCCCGATAGAGGTAACTTAGTAAATAGGTCTGGGTAAGGCGGTAAAAGTAGCGGAGGCGATATCTTGATTTGCTCTCTACTGCCTAATACCTTAATACTGCCCCCCGTTTGGGAAATCTGGATGGTTTTGGTGTAGGGATTATATAAAAATTCGTTACTTTGAGGATTTTCAGGGTCGATGGCAGGTGTGAGGATTTGCCCGTTGACTTCAATTGCGTTCACTGTGTCCCAATCACTAGGAAGCGCAATGCTTCCACCTGTATTCGTCGTGGTGTAAGTTTCATCTTCCCCATAACTTATCCGCACCAGTGGCGCGTAATAGTTGCTGTCGAATTGGATTTGAGTGTTGATTGCGGTGCGATCGCCCTTGGGTGTGGTGGGCAAGTAAGGGGAGGTGATGAGCATAATATTTGGTTAGCAACGACGAAATTTTAATCTTTTTGGTGGCAGCGGATTATTGGTAGACAGCAAATTAATCCCCTCAAGTTCAATCTCAGGGTAGTCGAGCGATGTTTCGTTGGTCATTGCTGCACCTATTTCCTTTTTCTTGTTGCCAACAGTATACAAAAAACCACCATTGGCTTCAAGTTTACGCCGCCAAAAAACATCAATTGAACAGTATTTTAGGTGCTTTTTGATATAGCGTTTTTCGTAAAACTCAGAAATCTGTTCACCCTGCGATCGCCTGTAAGTAATAATCCAGCAAGCACGAATGAGGCGATCGCGCCTTTCGTCTTCAACTCTAGAATCAATAATTTTGTAAGGCAGTCCTGCTAGGCGTAAGTATTTTTCAAGAAGTCTGCCTGCATCCACTGGGTAAGGACTAGGGGTTGGGGGATACCAACAACTAAATTCAGGATGTTTAGAGCGATCGCCGCAATTAATCCACAGACACGTATGCTTTTTGTGAGTGAGATACTTTAAAGAAAATTTGCAGGTATTCCCACAGTCACAACGTAGCAACCATGTGGGTTGATTGTGTTTATCTTTCTTACCTGTAAGCGCGATCGCCTCCAAACTTCCAAATCTTTGCCCAGCGATATCTGTAGGGCGACGCTTATTATCAATCAATCCTAACTTTCTTGCACATCCGCAGGATATTTGATTTTTATCCTCAAAGCTGCTTCTAGGACGTTGAATTAGCTGCCCGCAATCGCACTGCAATTTCCATAGTTGAATATAACTACCTCGATTATCTGGGACGCGATCGCCCTTCCCTAGTACAAGTAACCTGCCGAATCTTTGCCCTGTACAATCAGGTTTGCTTTTGCTTGCAGCAGCTTGCAACCTAACTTCTTGCCTGTAGCATCCGCAGGATGGAATAGCTACGCATTTACGATCAAAGCTATTCCTTACTCTGCTTACTGTATTCCCACAATCGCATTGCAACAAGTAAAGTGGGCGATCTGAGTTTGGACATCTACCATCACCCCGGATCACCGTTAATCGCCCAAATTTTTGCCCTGTAGGATCAGGTTTCGGTGGAACCATCTTCAATCACCACAAAGCCGTCAATTTCAGGTGAAAACCATAAACCAAAAGTGTGTATC encodes the following:
- a CDS encoding lysozyme → MDGVAPKKLDGSEWKLGDKITQEQANDLLIHQLENDYLPKLEKIPCWHELNENQQGALLSFGYNLGASFHGAPNFNSMTTMLNTKNWGAAREVFVKYRNPGSNVEAGLKRRRLAEADLFTRPVTN
- a CDS encoding LuxR C-terminal-related transcriptional regulator; the protein is MMLALRCFTPKERLICELLARGMSYKAIASRLGISQRTVNYHACNIYSKLGVARKTGGLLQILQTNKISTPATVLCRSKEERLKVYQLRKEGLSMAEIAIKLKITKESVHQNISSIHGFLKSKGVKLPITYSGNNNRKCSVP